A stretch of Brassica rapa cultivar Chiifu-401-42 chromosome A08, CAAS_Brap_v3.01, whole genome shotgun sequence DNA encodes these proteins:
- the LOC103849587 gene encoding LOW QUALITY PROTEIN: uncharacterized protein LOC103849587 (The sequence of the model RefSeq protein was modified relative to this genomic sequence to represent the inferred CDS: inserted 2 bases in 2 codons; deleted 1 base in 1 codon; substituted 2 bases at 2 genomic stop codons), which produces MDQRLEKRMINVIIANHLNKQNAVWVQSGNDFVDLLYSFLTMPLGTIVRLLDNHGRSRQKLVIGCLNNLYKSVVDMSTRRQPSPMYFQRKSCGEFFSNFNTSKCSCGNMMNKEIPSPEGEMLRDCYDYDGVFVHGDGKFAFILSDDLKIDNFCWDFFRKKIKNLGCVDLYDEAAEGEAEIGFREAVTLLRSLFTSETPLTTTFFPFQSSSHPFTIAFKPSISPCDLVLGQVXSLKVYMSKKDKRKVVYAECGEDFIDLLCIFLVLPLEYICNISCGGGGDDGLGCIXNLFRTFKGLCRDEITIPXYYSCKKNLLGITVXNQPSFYHEHRLKHVIAIDPKTECGQPRSSGGFVKRGKKFLVSDDLRITPLLSDLTMRELDDLKISFNDVTIEQITIGRAEAISLFKASFATSSALTNGLSDLLAKKLEGF; this is translated from the exons ATGGATCAAAGATTGGAGAAAAGAATGATTAATGTCATTATAGCAAACCATTTGAACAAGCAAAACGCTGTATGGGTTCAATCTGGTAATGATTTTGTTGACTTGCTCTATAGTTTTCTCACCATGCCTTTGGGAACCATTGTGAGGTTGCTTGACAATCACGGAAGGTCACGACAAAAACTCGTCATAGGTTGTCTCAACAACCTTTACAAAAGTGTTGTAGACATGAGCACACGGAGGCAACCAAGCCCAATGTATTTCCAGAGAAAATCATGCGGAGAG TTTTTTAGTAACTTCAACACCTCAAAGTGTAGTTGTGGAAACATGATGAACAAAGAGATCCCATCACCTGAAGGAGAGATGTTGAGAGATTGTTATGATTATGATGGAGTTTTTGTTCATGGTGATGGAAAATTTGCTTTTATCTTGAGTGATGATTTGAAAATTGATAATTTTTGTTGGGATTTTTTCCGTAAGAAGATCAAAAACTTAGGTTGTGTCGACCTCTATGATGAGGCGGCAGAAGGTGAAGCAGAGATTGGCTTCCGAGAG GCAGTGACTTTGCTTCGGTCCTTATTCACATCAGAAACTCCATTGACAACTACATTCTTTCCGTTTCAAAGTTCATCACATCCTTTTACCATAGCGTTTAAGCCTTCAATAAGTCCATGTGATTTGGTTTTAGGCCAAG TTTCTTTGAAAGTGTATATGAGTAAGAAAGACAAAAGGAAGGTTGTTTATGCCGAGTGTGGAGAAGACTTTATTGATCTCCTTTGCATATTTCTTGTGCTTCCTCTTGAGTATATATGTAACATCtcttgtggtggtggtggtgacgaCGGTTTGGGATGTA GTAACTTGTTCAGAACCTTCAAAGGTTTATGCCGTGATGAGATAACCATTCCTTAGTATTATAGCTGCAAAAAGAATCTTCTTGGCATCACAGTGTAGAATCAGCCTAGCTTCTACCACGAACACAGACTCAAGCATGTCATTGCTATAGATCCAAAAACCGAGTGTGGCCAGCCAAGAAGTAGTGGTGGGTTTGTGAAGA GGGGTAAGAAGTTTCTTGTTTCTGATGATCTGAGGATCACACCTCTGCTGTCAGACCTTACAATGAGGGAGCTAGATGATCTGAAGATTAGTTTTAATGATGTGACAATTGAACAGATAACTATCGGTCGAGCAGAG GCTATCAGTTTATTCAAAGCTTCCTTTGCGACATCCTCTGCATTAACCAATGGGCTCTCAGATTTGCTTGCAAAGAAGCTGGAAggattttga